A portion of the Anoxybacillus gonensis genome contains these proteins:
- the lspA gene encoding signal peptidase II has translation MLYYLLAFVVIIIDQWTKWLVVRYMELGESIRVIENVLYITSHRNRGAAWGMLQGQFWLFYLITIVVVIGIIVYIQRLKPTERLFGISLGLMLGGAIGNFIDRVFRKEVVDFVHTYIFDYSFPIFNVADAALTVGVTLLFIQTWMEEKKRKGMSDGANSTND, from the coding sequence ATGTTATATTATTTGCTTGCTTTTGTCGTCATTATCATCGATCAATGGACGAAATGGCTCGTCGTTCGCTATATGGAATTAGGTGAAAGCATTCGTGTCATCGAAAACGTGTTGTACATTACGTCTCATCGCAATCGCGGAGCGGCATGGGGCATGTTGCAAGGGCAATTTTGGTTATTTTATCTCATTACGATTGTCGTCGTCATTGGGATTATCGTATATATTCAGCGCTTGAAGCCGACAGAGCGGTTATTTGGGATCTCTCTAGGGCTTATGCTTGGCGGGGCGATCGGCAACTTTATTGATCGCGTGTTTCGAAAAGAAGTCGTCGATTTTGTACATACGTATATTTTCGATTACAGCTTTCCGATTTTTAACGTCGCCGATGCCGCATTAACGGTTGGTGTGACGCTTTTGTTTATCCAAACATGGATGGAAGAAAAAAAACGAAAGGGAATGAGCGATGGAGCAAATTCAACTAACGATTGA
- a CDS encoding YlmC/YmxH family sporulation protein yields the protein MVKISELQQKDVVNVANGKRLGNIGDIDINLTTGQIEAIIIIGTGKVLGLFGRADEIIIPWRDIVKVGADVILVRLDGEE from the coding sequence ATGGTGAAAATTTCTGAATTACAACAAAAAGATGTCGTCAATGTCGCAAACGGCAAGCGGCTCGGAAATATTGGAGACATCGATATTAACTTAACGACCGGTCAAATTGAAGCAATCATTATTATCGGTACGGGAAAAGTGCTCGGTTTATTTGGACGGGCGGATGAAATCATCATTCCGTGGCGCGATATTGTGAAAGTGGGCGCTGATGTGATTCTCGTTCGATTAGATGGCGAGGAATAA
- the ileS gene encoding isoleucine--tRNA ligase produces the protein MDYKDTLLMPKTDFPMRGNLPQREPEIQAKWEEMDIYRKVQERTKDRPLFVLHDGPPYANGDIHMGHALNKILKDFIVRYKSMSGYCAPYVPGWDTHGLPIETALTKNKGVNRKEMSVAEFRKLCEQYAYEQIDRQREQFKRLGVRGDWDNPYITLTPEYEAQQIKVFGEMAKKGLIYKGLKPVYWSPSSESALAEAEIEYKDKRSPSIYVAFPVKDGKGVLNGDEHIVIWTTTPWTIPANLGIAVHPELQYSVVEADGRKYVVASELLSSVQKEIGWEHVTVLKTVKGSELEYVVAKHPFYDRDSLVICGEHVTTDAGTGCVHTAPGHGEDDFIVGQKYGLGVLCPVDERGYMTEEAPGFAGMFYDDANKAITEKLQEVGALLKLSFITHSYPHDWRTKQPTIFRATAQWFASIDKIREQLLQAVEETKWVPAWGEIRIHNMIRDRGDWCISRQRAWGVPIPVFYAENGEPIITDETIEHVSNLFRQYGSNVWFEREAKDLLPEGFTHPGSPNGRFTKETDIMDVWFDSGSSHQAVLEERADLQRPADLYLEGSDQYRGWFNSSLSTAVAVTGKAPYKGVLSHGFVLDGEGRKMSKSLGNVVVPAKVMEQLGADILRLWVASVDYQADVRISDNILKQVAEVYRKIRNTFRFMLGNLFDFNPAERVAINELREVDRYMLIKLNRLIEKVKQAYETYEFATIYHEVNNFCTVDLSAFYFDFSKDVLYIEAANSHERRSIQTVLYETLVALTKLVAPILPHTADEVWSYIPHVKEESVQLVDMPEAVRMDDEDRIVKKWDAFMELRDEVLKALEVARNEKLIGKSLTAHVILYPTDETKALIDSIEEDMKQLLIVSAFSIGGTFADAPSEAQTFTKTAIVVKQAEGKTCARCWVVTPTVGEDANHPELCPRCAAIVKQ, from the coding sequence ATGGATTACAAAGATACGTTACTGATGCCAAAAACTGATTTCCCGATGCGTGGCAATCTTCCGCAGCGCGAGCCGGAAATACAAGCGAAATGGGAAGAGATGGACATTTACCGCAAAGTGCAAGAGCGCACGAAAGATCGTCCGCTGTTTGTGCTACATGACGGACCGCCGTATGCGAACGGTGACATTCATATGGGCCATGCGCTCAATAAAATTTTAAAAGATTTCATCGTTCGTTATAAATCGATGAGCGGCTACTGTGCGCCGTACGTGCCAGGGTGGGATACGCACGGGCTGCCAATCGAAACGGCGCTTACGAAAAATAAAGGCGTCAATCGCAAAGAAATGAGCGTTGCTGAATTTCGAAAATTATGTGAGCAATATGCATATGAGCAAATTGACCGCCAGCGCGAGCAATTTAAACGACTTGGCGTGCGCGGCGACTGGGACAACCCTTACATTACATTAACGCCAGAATACGAGGCACAACAAATTAAAGTGTTTGGTGAAATGGCGAAAAAAGGGTTAATTTACAAAGGATTAAAACCGGTATATTGGTCTCCATCAAGCGAATCCGCGCTTGCTGAAGCAGAAATTGAGTATAAAGATAAACGTTCGCCGTCTATTTACGTTGCTTTTCCTGTCAAAGACGGAAAAGGGGTGCTAAATGGTGATGAACATATCGTCATTTGGACGACGACGCCATGGACGATTCCTGCGAACTTAGGCATTGCTGTTCATCCAGAGCTACAATATAGCGTCGTTGAAGCAGACGGTCGTAAATATGTTGTCGCATCCGAGTTGCTTTCATCGGTGCAAAAAGAAATTGGTTGGGAACATGTGACGGTATTAAAAACAGTCAAAGGAAGCGAGCTTGAGTACGTCGTGGCGAAACATCCGTTTTACGACCGCGATTCGCTCGTTATTTGTGGTGAACACGTCACAACGGACGCTGGAACAGGTTGCGTGCATACGGCCCCAGGACACGGGGAAGACGACTTTATTGTCGGCCAAAAATACGGCTTAGGTGTGCTTTGTCCAGTTGACGAGCGCGGCTATATGACAGAAGAAGCGCCAGGGTTTGCCGGCATGTTTTACGATGATGCGAACAAAGCGATTACGGAAAAACTACAAGAAGTCGGCGCCCTGTTAAAACTATCGTTTATTACCCACTCATATCCGCACGATTGGCGGACGAAGCAACCAACGATTTTCCGAGCGACTGCGCAATGGTTTGCATCCATCGATAAAATTCGCGAGCAACTGTTGCAAGCGGTTGAAGAAACGAAATGGGTGCCAGCATGGGGTGAAATTCGCATTCACAACATGATTCGCGATCGCGGTGACTGGTGCATTTCCCGCCAACGCGCATGGGGTGTGCCGATCCCTGTCTTTTATGCGGAAAATGGCGAGCCAATTATTACAGACGAAACGATTGAACATGTATCGAACTTATTCCGCCAATACGGTTCTAACGTTTGGTTTGAACGTGAAGCAAAAGATTTACTTCCAGAAGGGTTTACGCATCCAGGTAGCCCGAACGGACGCTTTACGAAAGAAACGGACATTATGGACGTATGGTTTGACTCCGGTTCTTCTCATCAAGCGGTATTGGAAGAACGCGCGGATTTACAACGTCCAGCCGACCTTTACTTAGAAGGTTCCGACCAATATCGCGGTTGGTTTAACTCATCGCTTTCTACAGCGGTTGCCGTGACGGGAAAAGCGCCGTATAAAGGCGTTTTAAGCCACGGATTCGTATTAGATGGCGAAGGACGGAAAATGAGCAAATCGCTCGGCAACGTCGTCGTGCCGGCAAAAGTGATGGAACAGCTCGGTGCGGACATTTTGCGCCTTTGGGTTGCTTCTGTCGATTATCAAGCAGACGTGCGCATTTCTGATAACATTTTAAAACAAGTCGCCGAAGTGTATCGAAAAATTCGCAATACGTTCCGCTTTATGCTCGGTAACTTATTCGATTTCAATCCGGCAGAACGCGTGGCGATCAATGAATTGCGCGAAGTCGATCGCTATATGCTCATTAAACTGAATCGTTTAATTGAAAAAGTAAAACAAGCGTATGAAACGTATGAGTTTGCGACCATTTACCATGAAGTGAACAACTTCTGTACCGTTGATTTAAGCGCGTTTTACTTCGACTTCTCGAAAGACGTATTGTACATTGAAGCGGCAAATAGCCATGAGCGTCGCTCCATTCAAACGGTGTTGTACGAAACGCTTGTTGCGTTAACGAAACTTGTTGCGCCAATTTTACCGCATACAGCAGATGAAGTATGGTCATACATTCCGCACGTAAAAGAAGAAAGTGTGCAACTTGTCGATATGCCAGAAGCGGTGCGTATGGATGATGAAGATCGCATCGTTAAAAAATGGGATGCATTTATGGAGTTGCGCGACGAAGTGTTAAAAGCGTTAGAAGTGGCGCGCAATGAAAAACTAATCGGTAAGTCGCTCACTGCGCACGTCATTTTATATCCGACAGACGAAACGAAAGCGCTCATCGATTCGATTGAAGAAGATATGAAACAACTATTAATCGTTTCAGCATTTTCGATCGGTGGAACGTTTGCGGACGCACCAAGCGAGGCGCAAACATTTACAAAAACAGCGATCGTCGTCAAACAAGCAGAAGGAAAAACGTGTGCGCGTTGCTGGGTTGTGACACCAACGGTCGGCGAAGATGCCAACCACCCAGAGCTATGTCCACGTTGTGCGGCAATTGTCAAGCAATAA
- the pgeF gene encoding peptidoglycan editing factor PgeF produces MNDIFRQASESLLLFDQWEHVVVAFTTKRGGVSTGPFATLNVGMHVQDDQTVVYHNRKKVADELNVSLDRWVCADQVHGVHIEKVTNEHAGKGVRTYDTALPHTDGLYTNEQGIMLALCFADCVPLYFFAPNKKWIGVAHAGWKGTVHNIAGEMVKRWNEEGVDARDIHVVIGPSIGRCCYVVDDRVIEFVQKALVNSPQSLYNETSKGQYALDLKEMNKQLLQQAGVPSEHIAVSSYCTSCEPSLFFSHRRDDGKTGRMMALIGWR; encoded by the coding sequence ATGAATGATATATTTCGCCAAGCGAGCGAATCATTGCTTTTATTTGATCAATGGGAACATGTCGTCGTCGCCTTTACAACAAAGCGAGGGGGAGTGAGCACCGGACCGTTTGCGACGTTAAACGTCGGCATGCACGTGCAAGATGATCAAACTGTTGTGTATCACAATCGAAAAAAAGTAGCCGACGAACTGAACGTTTCGCTCGATCGTTGGGTATGTGCCGACCAAGTGCATGGCGTGCATATAGAAAAAGTGACGAACGAGCATGCGGGAAAAGGTGTGCGCACGTACGACACCGCTTTGCCGCATACAGACGGGCTGTATACGAACGAGCAAGGAATCATGTTGGCGCTTTGTTTTGCGGATTGTGTTCCGCTTTACTTTTTTGCGCCAAATAAAAAATGGATTGGGGTAGCACACGCCGGTTGGAAAGGAACCGTTCACAACATTGCAGGCGAAATGGTTAAGCGATGGAACGAAGAAGGGGTAGATGCGCGCGATATTCACGTTGTCATCGGCCCATCGATCGGCCGTTGTTGTTACGTCGTCGATGATCGCGTCATTGAATTCGTCCAAAAGGCGCTAGTCAACTCGCCTCAATCTCTTTATAATGAAACAAGTAAGGGACAATATGCGCTCGATTTAAAAGAAATGAATAAACAACTACTGCAACAAGCAGGTGTTCCGAGCGAGCATATCGCTGTTTCATCGTATTGCACGAGCTGTGAGCCGTCATTATTTTTCTCTCACCGTCGCGATGACGGAAAAACAGGAAGAATGATGGCGCTTATTGGCTGGAGGTGA
- a CDS encoding RluA family pseudouridine synthase, whose product MEQIQLTIEEQHDGERIDKIIAGLNEQWSRSQVQQWLKEGHVLVNGKAVKPNYKCHVDDEVVISIPNPEPLDVEPESIPLDIYYEDADVLVVNKPRGMVVHPAPGHMRGTLVNALLAHCQDLSGINGVLRPGIVHRIDKDTSGLLMVAKNDLAHESLVNQLVNKTVTRKYHAIVHGVIPHDYGTIDAPIGRDPRDRQSMAVVENGKEAVTHFRVLERFEHYTYVECQLETGRTHQIRVHMKYIGYPLAGDPKYGPRKTLPIDGQALHAGVLGFHHPRTGEYLQFEAPLPHEFERLLDMLRNNR is encoded by the coding sequence ATGGAGCAAATTCAACTAACGATTGAAGAACAACATGATGGGGAACGCATTGATAAAATTATCGCTGGCTTAAATGAACAATGGTCGCGTTCCCAAGTGCAACAATGGCTAAAAGAAGGACACGTGCTCGTCAACGGGAAAGCGGTAAAGCCGAACTACAAATGCCACGTCGATGATGAAGTCGTCATTTCCATTCCAAACCCTGAGCCGTTAGATGTCGAGCCTGAGTCGATTCCGCTCGACATTTATTACGAAGATGCTGATGTATTAGTCGTCAACAAGCCGCGTGGCATGGTCGTTCATCCAGCGCCAGGTCATATGCGCGGAACGCTCGTCAATGCGTTACTTGCTCATTGTCAAGATCTTTCAGGAATTAACGGCGTATTGCGTCCGGGCATCGTTCATCGCATCGATAAAGATACGTCCGGCTTATTAATGGTTGCTAAAAACGATCTCGCCCACGAATCGCTCGTCAATCAGCTTGTTAATAAAACAGTGACGCGGAAATATCATGCGATCGTTCATGGCGTCATTCCGCACGATTACGGGACGATTGATGCGCCAATCGGACGCGACCCGCGCGACCGACAAAGCATGGCGGTTGTTGAAAACGGGAAAGAAGCGGTGACGCATTTTCGCGTCCTTGAACGGTTTGAACATTATACGTACGTCGAATGTCAGCTCGAAACAGGGCGAACGCATCAAATTCGCGTTCATATGAAATATATCGGCTACCCGCTTGCCGGAGATCCGAAATACGGTCCGCGCAAAACGTTGCCGATTGACGGACAAGCGCTTCATGCGGGCGTATTAGGATTCCATCACCCGCGGACAGGCGAATATTTGCAGTTTGAAGCCCCGCTTCCTCATGAATTTGAACGATTGCTCGATATGTTGCGAAATAATCGTTGA
- a CDS encoding DivIVA domain-containing protein, whose amino-acid sequence MPLTPLDIHNKEFSRGFRGYDEDEVNEFLDQVIKDYEMILREKKQLEEKVRELTERLNYFTNIEETLNKSILIAQETAEEVKRNAQKEAKLIIKEAEKNADRIISEALAKTRKIAMEVEELKRQAKVFRNRFKMLIEAQLDMLNNGDWDHLLDYKLDDEAVQEIAES is encoded by the coding sequence ATGCCGTTAACGCCGTTAGACATTCATAATAAAGAATTTAGCCGAGGCTTTCGCGGATATGATGAAGATGAAGTAAACGAGTTTTTAGATCAAGTCATTAAAGACTATGAAATGATTTTGCGTGAAAAAAAACAGCTTGAAGAAAAAGTAAGGGAGCTGACAGAAAGGCTCAATTATTTTACAAATATTGAAGAAACGTTAAATAAATCGATTTTAATCGCGCAAGAAACAGCGGAAGAAGTGAAGCGAAACGCTCAAAAAGAAGCGAAGCTCATCATTAAAGAAGCGGAGAAAAACGCGGATCGCATCATTAGCGAAGCGCTTGCAAAAACGCGGAAAATTGCGATGGAAGTCGAAGAATTAAAGCGTCAAGCGAAAGTGTTCCGCAATCGGTTTAAAATGTTAATTGAAGCACAGCTTGATATGTTAAACAACGGTGACTGGGACCATTTATTAGATTACAAGCTCGATGATGAAGCGGTACAAGAAATAGCAGAGTCTTGA
- a CDS encoding RNA-binding protein, with the protein MDIYQHFRKEEHHFIDLVCEWKRLVTEQYAPKLTDFLTPREQQIVRSIVGNHDEVHVAFFGGSSSVERKRALLYPPYLQPNEDDFQLSLFSVRYPKKFVTLGHRDVLGALLSLGVKREKFGDIVIVEDVIQFVVAKEIAPFVKMNVTSIGKAKVLLEEQPLSKLLDVKEEWEEETLTVSSLRLDAILAQCFRISRQKAQALIEQSLAKVNWKTVDQAHMECREGDLLSLRGYGRCRLQAIAGQTKKEKWRIVVEKAK; encoded by the coding sequence ATGGACATTTATCAACATTTTCGAAAGGAAGAGCATCATTTTATTGATCTCGTTTGCGAATGGAAGCGGCTCGTGACGGAACAATATGCTCCGAAACTCACAGATTTTTTAACTCCGCGTGAACAACAAATTGTCCGCTCGATTGTCGGCAATCACGATGAGGTGCACGTTGCTTTTTTTGGCGGTTCATCGTCTGTAGAGCGAAAGCGTGCACTACTATACCCGCCGTACTTGCAACCGAATGAAGATGATTTTCAATTATCGTTGTTTTCCGTTCGCTATCCGAAAAAGTTTGTGACGCTTGGGCATCGCGATGTGCTTGGTGCCTTGTTGTCGCTCGGTGTAAAGCGCGAGAAGTTTGGCGACATCGTCATCGTTGAAGATGTCATTCAGTTTGTCGTCGCCAAAGAAATTGCGCCGTTTGTAAAAATGAACGTGACTTCGATTGGAAAAGCAAAAGTGTTACTAGAAGAACAACCGCTTTCCAAACTTCTTGATGTGAAAGAAGAATGGGAGGAAGAGACGTTAACCGTTTCTTCTTTGCGGCTTGACGCCATTTTAGCGCAATGTTTCCGCATATCGCGCCAAAAAGCGCAAGCACTTATTGAACAAAGCTTAGCGAAAGTCAATTGGAAAACGGTTGACCAAGCGCATATGGAGTGCCGAGAAGGCGACTTATTGTCGCTGCGCGGGTACGGCCGTTGCCGACTACAAGCGATTGCTGGGCAAACAAAAAAAGAAAAATGGCGCATCGTTGTCGAAAAAGCAAAATAA
- a CDS encoding YggT family protein: protein MYTIANFLATVIEVYSYAIIIYILMSWFPNARETKVGQFFANICEPYLEPFRRFIPPIGMIDISPIVALLVLRFATAGVYGLVDMVSRGL, encoded by the coding sequence TTGTATACAATTGCAAACTTTTTAGCAACAGTCATTGAAGTATATTCGTATGCGATTATTATTTACATTTTAATGTCTTGGTTTCCGAATGCGCGCGAAACGAAAGTGGGACAGTTTTTCGCCAACATTTGTGAGCCGTATTTAGAGCCGTTTCGCCGCTTTATTCCGCCGATTGGCATGATCGACATTTCTCCGATCGTCGCCTTGCTCGTTTTACGCTTTGCGACGGCAGGAGTTTATGGATTAGTAGATATGGTCAGTCGAGGGTTGTAA
- the pyrR gene encoding bifunctional pyr operon transcriptional regulator/uracil phosphoribosyltransferase PyrR, with translation MQKAVVLDEQAIRRALTRIAHEIIERNKGIDGCVLVGIKTRGIYLAKRLAERIEQIEGTSIPVGELDITLYRDDLTVKTEDREPLVKGTDVPFSVTNQKVILVDDVLFTGRTVRAAMDAVMDLGRPAQIQLAVLVDRGHRELPIRADFVGKNIPTSSAEMIVVELKEVDDIDQVSIHE, from the coding sequence ATGCAAAAGGCAGTTGTCCTTGATGAACAAGCGATTCGACGCGCGTTAACGCGCATTGCTCACGAAATTATTGAGCGCAATAAAGGCATTGATGGCTGCGTGCTCGTCGGCATTAAAACGCGCGGCATTTACTTAGCGAAACGATTAGCCGAACGCATTGAACAAATTGAAGGAACGTCCATTCCGGTCGGTGAGTTAGATATTACGTTATACCGTGACGATTTAACGGTAAAAACAGAAGACCGTGAACCGCTTGTGAAAGGAACGGACGTCCCGTTTTCCGTTACAAATCAAAAAGTCATTTTAGTCGATGATGTGTTATTTACAGGACGAACGGTGCGCGCAGCGATGGATGCCGTCATGGATCTCGGTCGCCCGGCGCAAATTCAACTAGCCGTTCTCGTTGACCGCGGTCATCGCGAACTACCGATTCGCGCCGATTTCGTCGGCAAAAACATTCCGACATCTAGCGCAGAAATGATCGTCGTCGAATTAAAAGAAGTGGATGACATCGATCAAGTGAGCATACATGAATAA
- a CDS encoding solute carrier family 23 protein produces MNKPVLDVKDVPSFGQLMTLSLQHLFAMFGATILVPYLVGLSPAMALISSGLGTIAFLIVTKWQVPAYLGSSFAFITPIIAAKATGGPGAAMIGSFLAGLVYGIVALAIKKAGYRWIMNLLPPIVVGPVIIVIGLGLANVAVSMAMNGPDGKYSLTHFSVAVVTLAATIMFSILSRGMFSLVPVLMGIIVGYVYALAIGVVDLSGVAKAKWIEMPDFLLPFVHYDVRVTLDIVLLMVPVAIVTLSEHIGHQLVLSKVVGRDYIKEPGLHRSILGDGLATMISALIGGPPKTTYGENIGVLAITRVYSVYVLAGAAVLAIAFGFLGKVTALISSIPTPVMGGVSILLFGIIASSGLRMLVDSNIDFGDKRNLVISSVILVIGIGDAVVKVSEQFEVHGMALAAITGIILNLILPGRPKVNDSVFEQTHDVA; encoded by the coding sequence ATGAACAAACCGGTTTTAGATGTGAAAGATGTCCCTTCTTTTGGACAGCTCATGACACTTAGTTTACAACATTTATTTGCGATGTTTGGTGCCACGATTTTAGTGCCATACTTAGTCGGATTAAGTCCAGCGATGGCGCTCATTTCAAGCGGACTTGGCACAATCGCCTTTTTAATCGTTACAAAATGGCAAGTGCCTGCTTACCTCGGTTCATCGTTTGCGTTCATTACGCCAATTATTGCAGCAAAAGCAACAGGCGGACCAGGAGCAGCGATGATCGGTAGCTTTTTAGCAGGGCTTGTATACGGCATCGTCGCTTTAGCGATTAAAAAAGCAGGTTATCGTTGGATTATGAATTTACTTCCGCCGATCGTCGTCGGTCCGGTCATTATCGTCATCGGATTAGGATTAGCAAACGTCGCTGTCAGCATGGCGATGAACGGTCCAGATGGAAAATATAGTTTAACGCACTTTTCTGTTGCTGTTGTCACGCTTGCCGCAACAATTATGTTTTCGATTTTATCAAGAGGAATGTTTAGCCTCGTGCCTGTACTCATGGGAATTATCGTCGGTTACGTATACGCGTTAGCCATTGGTGTGGTAGATTTATCCGGGGTTGCGAAAGCAAAATGGATTGAAATGCCAGATTTCTTATTGCCGTTCGTTCATTACGATGTGCGCGTGACGCTCGATATTGTGCTATTAATGGTCCCTGTCGCCATCGTCACGTTATCTGAACATATCGGTCATCAGCTAGTGTTAAGTAAAGTTGTCGGCCGCGACTACATTAAAGAGCCGGGGTTACACCGCTCGATTCTCGGTGACGGATTAGCGACGATGATTTCAGCTCTCATCGGTGGTCCACCAAAGACGACATACGGAGAAAACATCGGTGTATTAGCGATTACGCGCGTATATAGCGTATATGTGTTAGCTGGTGCAGCTGTGCTCGCCATCGCCTTCGGATTTTTAGGAAAAGTGACGGCGCTCATTAGTTCGATTCCGACACCAGTCATGGGTGGCGTATCGATCTTACTGTTCGGCATTATCGCCTCTTCTGGTTTACGCATGCTTGTCGACAGCAACATCGACTTTGGCGACAAGCGAAACTTAGTGATCTCATCCGTCATTCTCGTCATTGGAATTGGCGATGCGGTCGTGAAAGTATCGGAACAATTTGAAGTGCACGGCATGGCGCTTGCCGCTATAACAGGCATTATCTTAAATCTCATCTTGCCGGGTCGTCCGAAAGTGAATGATAGCGTATTTGAACAAACACACGATGTTGCATAA
- a CDS encoding cell division protein SepF, whose amino-acid sequence MGFVKKIRDFFDLDEEKWEEDEYEQEEVAQQPKVEQKQNVVSLQSVQKSSKLVLFEPRAYAEVQEIADHLKNRRAVVVNVHRVDRDQARRIVDFLSGTVYAIGGDIQQVGSTIFLCTPDNVDVSGSISIVSDDEPTIKRW is encoded by the coding sequence ATGGGATTTGTGAAAAAAATTCGCGATTTTTTTGATTTAGATGAAGAAAAATGGGAAGAAGATGAGTATGAGCAAGAAGAAGTCGCCCAACAACCGAAAGTAGAACAAAAGCAAAACGTCGTCAGTTTGCAAAGTGTGCAAAAATCGTCCAAGCTCGTTTTATTTGAACCGCGCGCTTATGCCGAAGTACAAGAAATTGCTGACCATTTAAAAAATCGACGTGCCGTTGTTGTCAACGTTCATCGTGTCGATCGTGACCAAGCGCGGCGCATCGTTGACTTTTTAAGCGGAACGGTGTATGCGATTGGCGGAGACATTCAACAAGTGGGATCTACGATTTTTTTATGCACGCCAGATAATGTCGATGTCAGTGGATCCATTTCTATTGTTTCTGACGATGAACCGACGATAAAGAGGTGGTAA
- a CDS encoding YggS family pyridoxal phosphate-dependent enzyme, translating to MTVTQRLQTIQQHIAEACEKTGRNASDVQIVAVTKYVSIARAKEALEAGIVHLGESRADGFLHKYEAIGKEATWHFIGTLQSRKVKQIIDDVDYIHSLDRLSLAEEIDKRANRTIKCFVQVNVSGEQSKHGLAPEDVLPFIETLSAFSRIQVVGLMTMAPYTDDEATIRRCFRTLRELKERVQEKQLPHAPCTQLSMGMSNDYVIAVEEGATFLRLGTCLVGEEEVE from the coding sequence ATGACTGTTACACAACGTTTACAAACGATTCAACAACATATTGCTGAAGCGTGTGAAAAAACAGGACGAAACGCATCAGATGTTCAAATTGTGGCAGTAACCAAATACGTAAGCATCGCACGGGCAAAAGAGGCGCTCGAAGCGGGCATCGTTCATTTAGGCGAAAGCCGGGCCGACGGTTTTTTACACAAATACGAAGCGATCGGAAAAGAAGCAACGTGGCATTTCATCGGCACATTGCAATCGAGAAAAGTGAAACAAATCATTGATGACGTCGATTACATTCATTCGCTTGACCGTCTGTCGTTAGCGGAAGAAATCGACAAGCGAGCCAATCGGACGATCAAATGTTTCGTGCAAGTGAATGTTTCAGGCGAGCAATCGAAACACGGGTTAGCGCCGGAAGATGTATTGCCGTTTATTGAAACATTATCTGCTTTTTCACGTATTCAAGTTGTCGGGTTGATGACGATGGCGCCGTATACGGATGATGAAGCGACGATTCGTCGTTGTTTTCGGACGCTACGTGAGCTAAAAGAACGCGTGCAAGAAAAACAACTACCGCACGCCCCTTGTACACAATTGTCAATGGGAATGTCAAACGATTATGTGATTGCGGTAGAAGAAGGAGCAACGTTTCTTCGACTCGGTACATGTCTTGTTGGTGAAGAGGAGGTGGAGTAA